Part of the Candidatus Hydrogenedentota bacterium genome, ATCCTGACCGCCGCCAGGACCAATGAAGACGTCGAACATCGAGGGGACAACGGCCATGGCGACGTATATGTGTTGCGGTTTTTGTTAAAGACCGACCGTGGCAGCGCAAGCGTACTTACGGCGTGGATTGTGCTCTACCGCGAGGATTTTCCACGGCTGGTAACTTGTTATATACTTTAGGCATGGATGTTGGCATGCATAATCACGATACGGTCGCGTTGCTCGAGGATATTCCAACGAAGCATTTTGAGAGCGGGCGCCCGCTGATACTTCGCCGTGGCCAAATCGGGACCGTTGTGATGATATACCCAGACGGCATGGTTGAGGTCGAGTTTTCCGATCGTGATGGGCGCGCATTCGCGATCGCTTCGCTACGGAGCGACAACCTGATTACACTTCGCGATGCGCCGGATTACGCGGTCGCATAGACTGCAACTGTGATTTCGCTGTCAGGCAGGTATCGCTTCCTTACTATCTGAAAAGCAACACGAAACCGGCAACGAGCGCAGTCGTAAGAGCCCAACCGGCCGTAAAACCGATGACGGATATGCGCGACGGCATCGGGACTTCAAGTCCGAACGCCGTAACGAGCATGGGGCGATCCGGCGGGGTGACGCCGATCGGCAGTGTGCACGGCGCGAGCACTTTTTCGCCGGGATAGATGGGTGTGCGCGTAAGCGCGTAGAACAAATCCAATTTCTCGCGGGCCACGGGCTTTGTGAACAGACTCACAACGATGCCGGTAATCGCCGCCGCCCCCATGTACGACACAATCGCCCAAGGCTCGTAGATTTCTTTCACGCCTTTTTTGACCCAAACGAGCCGCCACGCATCGGCATTTGGAAGCGACGCAACCCACTCGATAAACGGCGGCCATTCCGTGAGCGCCCACATCCCCAGCACGACCATCGCGCTGGCCCATGCGCCGGCAACGTTCATCGGCCGCCAGAACAGCGCCAGCCAAAATGCGATGCCGATCATCGGGGCAACCTTAAACCATATCTCGAGCGCCTCGATTACGGTTGGCACCCACAGCGCGAACCCAATCCCGCCCGCAACCACGAGGACCGAGACGAGACGGCCGACCCACAGGTAGTGCGATTCGGGCCGCCCAGTGACCATGTGCTTGTACACGTTCTGCGTAAACAGGCCCGCGGCGGAAATCATAAAGCAGTCGCAGGAACTCATGACGCCCGCAAGCATCGATGCCATAAACAGTCCCAGGAGGCCCGGCATCGCGTTGGGCAGAAAGGCCTGCGCCATGTCGCCATAAACATTGTCGGGCTTGATCGTGCTGAGGTCGCGGCCCTGCTGAATGTACCACGCAACGGCGGCGATTGCCGTGAGCGACCACGCGATCGTGCAGAATCGCTTGATAAAATTGCCGCACATGAACCCGACGCGGCCTTCGAATTCGGTCTTTCCCGCCGCGCAGACGCCCATGATGTACGGTTGCGCGACAATGCCGACCAGCGCTTGCGTGCCGAACATGATAATGAAGAACAGACTAATCTCTCCGGGCGCCACAAGCGAGAGCATCTTGGGATCGGTGATGGTTTCTTTAATGCCATCAATGCCACCGACTGCCGTCAACACGAAAGGCAGAAGAATCACGGAGAAGACAACGGTCAAGATACCCTGGACAAAATCCGTGACGATCGCCGCCGCAAGCCCGCCCGCAACGCCGTACAGCACGAACAGTCCGGCGGTGACGGCGATTGCGAGGTCTTCGTTCACTTGGGTGCCCGTGCCGGATTCGACCAATGCGCCGGTGCCCTTTAGCATGAGCCCGATCTTAATGGTCATGTTCACGATGCCGACGATCGAAAACAGTATGGCGACACTTCGATCGAACCGGAGTTCGTAGACGTCGGCGGTGGTCACCGCCCGGAGCCTGCGGAAGATTGGCGCAATGAGCCAGTAGAACGGCGTCGCCACGAGCCACGACCACTGGTACCAGATGCCGGAAATGCCGTTGCGAAATGTGCCGGACGCGACTGTCACCGCCTGGTCCGACGCAGTGCCCGCGCCGAACGCGCTCATGATCATCATCGTAATGCCGAACCGGCGCGGCATGAAGAATTCGGCGATGCTCTTCGCGCCGCGCCCCGCCCAAATGCCGAGAGCCGTCGTGCCTATGAGGTAGACCATGAGTACCACGAAATCGGCTGTCTGCAATCCTGCAATCACGAGGAAGCTCCCGGGTGGAGCGGCAATGATCCAGAATTCAAAATCCAAAATCCAAAATTTTCCGCCCCAAGCCGGCGCGCCAATCGCGTCGCCCGACTCCGAAGTAGACTCCCCCCTCCGCCATTTGTTAAGATTTATCGCTGTGCCGGTGTAGCTCAGTTGGTTAGAGCAGTGGAATCATAATCCACGTGTCCGCGGTTCGAGTCCGTGCACCGGCACCATTTCCATCTTCCTTCCTGGAGGCCGCGCCGTGGGCGACGCCGCACAGCAGGTGCTCGATCGGGTCCGGGCGACCATCGCGAAACACCACATGCTTGCGCCCGGCGAGACTGTGCTCGCAGCCGTGTCGGGCGGGCCGGATTCCATGTGTCTGCTGCACGTCCTTGTGGAACTAGGCTACCGCGTCCACGTCGCCCATTTCGACCACCAAACCCGGGGGCGGCGCAGCGCGGAGGACGCGGAATTCGCCCGGGACGTTGCCATCTCGTTCGGGGTCCCATTTCATCTCGAAAGCCGCCACATCGAAAAGGAGGCGAAGGACGCCGGAGCCTCGTTTGAGGCGTACGCGCGGGCGGCGCGGTACTCGTTTTTCCGGCGCGTCGCGGACGCGATTGGCTGCACGGCGACCGCCACGGGGCATCACGCCGACGATCGCGCCGAGACTGTAATGATGCGATTGTTGCGCGGCACGTGGCCCGGCGGGCTCGGTGCGATTCCGCCCGTGCGCGACAATGGCGACGGCCGCCGGGTCGTGCGTCCGCTCATTGACTGTTCGCGCGATGAAATTACCGGGTATCTTACGGAACGGCACATCGCGTTTCGCATCGATGAAACAAATAACGGCACGGACTACACGCGGAACCGCGTGCGCAACGAACTGCTGCCGCGGCTCGCCGAAGCTTACAACCCTCGACTGCGCGACGCGCTGTGCCGGCTCGCGGAAATGCAGCATGACGCGAGCGAGGTCATTCGCCAACGGACGGGCGAACTGACGCTCGCATGCTTTCACAATGACGCGATCGATCTCGTCGAGTTCGCGCGCGGACCCGTCGCGTGCCAGCGCGAACTGCTCGCGGATTGCGCGGAACGCAACGGGATCGAGGTCGAATTCGATCGCATCGAGCGCGCGCGCCGGTTCATTCTCGAAGGACCCCAACATCGCTGCTTCGATTTTGGCGGCGGCATCCTGCTGCGGAACGAACGCGGCACGACCTATATTCTTCGACGGCAACCGGGTCCGGATGGCAGCGAGACGGAGCTCGAAGTACCCGGATCGACGCTTGCGTTGGGAAAGGTATTCCATTGCCGCCTGCTCGAATTGCCACCCGCGGTCCCCGTGAAGGAACTCTGCAACGCGGCGCGCCAAGTGTTCGACGCCGAACGGGTTGGCGAACGCGTGACCGTACGCGCGCGCCGCGACGGCGACCGGTTTGTCCCTTTCGGCATGGAACACCCGAAAAAGTTGCAGGATTACTTCGTGGACTGCAAAGTAGACCAACCGTTGCGGGACGCCGTCCCGCTGGTCTGCGCCGGGGAGCGGATCGCGTGGGTCGTGGGGCATACCATCGACGCGAATGTCGCGGTTACCGACGCGACGTCGCGCTTTCTGCTAATCGAGGTCGAAGATGCGATTGAGTAACGAGCCATTGATTTCCGCGGACGCGATCCAAGCGCGCGTGCGCGAATTGGGCAATCGCATCACCGCCGATTACGCGGGCAAGGAATTAATGGTGATCGTTGTGCTCAAAGGCGGCTTGCTGTTCGCCGCCGACCTGTTACGAGCGATTCACGTGCCGCTTTCGCTCGAATACATCCGCGCGAAGAGTTACAACGGCGACCATTCGACGGGATACGTCGAATTGAAAGTGCTGCCGGAACAACCGCTCGACGGCAAGCACGTGCTCGTTGTCGAGGACATCCTCGATACCGGCCGCACGACGGCCGCCGTACTCGATGTCGCCCGCCGAGGCGGCGCAGCAAGCGTCGCCCTTTGCGTGCTGCTCGATAAGCCGTCGCACCGCACGACGCCGATCCAGGCCGACTATGTCGGTTTCGCGATAGACGATCATTTCGTCGTCGGCTACGGCCTCGATCACGACGAGCGCCACCGCGAACTTCCGGCGATTCACGTGATTGAATGACGCGCGGGACGCGATACCAACGATGAAACCGATTCGACTGGGATTTGTGGGCGTCGGCGCGATGGGACAGTGCGCCCACCTCGACAACTACGCGACAATTCCGGGGTGCGAGATCGCGGCAATTGCGGATATTCGGGGCGATTTGGCCCAGAAGGTCGCAACACGATACGGCGTACCTCACGTGTTTCGAACGGGACGCGAGATGCTCGCGGCGGCGGCGCTCGATGGTATCGTTGTAACCTTGCCGTTCGAATGTCACGGCCAGGTGGTGCCGGAATTGTACGACTATGGCGTCCCCGTCTTTACCGAGAAGCCTCTCGCCAGGTCCGTTGCCGTCGGCGAAAAGCTGCTCGAATCATTGCGCCGTTCCCGTGCCAAGCACGTTGTCGGATATCACAAGCGCAGCGATCCCGCAACACTGTATGCGATAGACCAGATTTCGTCGTTGAAAGCGAGTGGGGAACTCGGGCCGCTTCGATACGTTCGCGTGTTGATGCCGGAGGGCGATTGGATTGCGGGCGGGTTTAGCCACATGCTTGCCAGCGGCCAAACCGCCGCAGATATGCCCGTCGATCCGCCGCCCGCGCATATGGATGAAGCGACGCAGGAACGGTTCGACCTGTTCATCAACTACTACATCCACCAGATCAATCTCATTCGGCATCTGCTCGGCGAAACCTTCAGCGTTGATTACGCCGACCCAGCCGGAATTCTCATGGTCGGACACAGCGCGTCCGGCGTGACAGTTACTCTGGAGATGACCCCGTACCGAACCACCGTGGATTGGCATGAAGAGGCGTTGGTTGCTTTCGAGCGCGGCACGATTACGCTGCGGTTGCCCGCGCCGCTCGCGCGCAACCGGCCCGGCGCAGTGACGGTCTTTCGCGATCCCGGCGGCAGCACGCCTGTGTCGATCACGCCGCAGTTGCCGTGGGTCCATGCTATGCGACAACAGGCGGAATTCTTCGTGCAGTACATTCGTGGAGCGCAAACGCGGCTGTGCGAGGCCACGGAGGCTATCGAAGACCTCCGCATCGCGGAAGACTACATTCAGAAGTTGGGGGGACAATGAAAATTGAGCAGTTGGCGATTAACAGCGTGTCAAACCTGCCGCATGGACTTGAAGCAAACCTCGATGCCTACGCGGCGGCGGGATTCAAGAACGTCGAGTTCTATCTCAAGCACGTATGGGATTACATCAAGAAGGGCCATTCGCCCAAAGACGTCCGCGCGATGCTCGACGCGCGCGGACTGAAGTGCATCGGAGGATTCGAGACCATCGTCAAATGCTTTGCACCCGATGACGTGCGGCGCAAGAACCACGCGACGGTGCGGCAGAACGCGGAACTGTTGAAGGAACTGGGCGGCTCGATTCTCGTCGTCGGCACCGACGGCCCGAACCCGGCACAACGTAAAGCGGGCGATCCCATCAAGGCAATGGCACAGGCGTTCAACGATGTCGCGCGGTCTATCGAGCGGACGGGCGTTACGCTGTGCATCGAATTCAACTGGTCGCCGTACGTGAAATCGCTACGCACCGCCTGTGAAATCGCGCGCTTGTCGCGCCGCAAAAACGTGGGCGTGCTCTTCGACCCCGCCCACTACCACTGCACACCGACGAAGATGGAGCACATCGACGGCGCAAGTGTTCCGTTCATCAGATACGTACACGTAAACGACATGCGCAACAAGCCCGGTGAGTTGTCTGACTGCAACGCCGATCGCGCATTACCGGGAAAGGGGTGCCTGCCATTGCGCGAGCTATTTGGACGCATCGAGCAACACGGATACAGAGGATATTTTTCGATAGAAATGTTCGATCAGGAACTGTGGAATATGCCGCCGATGAAGTCGGCGAGGATAATGTATGACAGCGTAGTCCAACTGTGCAGTTCGTGACCGGGCGGGTCTACGCGCTGTAAACCCGCTCCTCCTCGGCGTTCCAGAGCATGGTCTTGCTTTGTCGGTAGGATTCCACGGCCATTTTGATGGCGACCATGGTCGCCGCGCCGAGTTCGGCGTTGCAGAAGGTCGGGCCGAGGCCGCGGATGGCGTCGATGAAATTGCCTTCCATGTCGCGGCGCTCTTCGAGGGGAATGCGCGCTTCGTCCTTGCCTTCGTTCGCCGCGCGGAACTCTTCTTTGAAATCGCCGTTGCCCTGGAGGAACGGTTCGCCGCCGAGTTCCATTGTGCCGAACTTGCCGTAGACACGATCGGAAATGCCTGCGTCGTTTGTGAGCGTACTGACGAGGAACATGGACCATTCGCTCGGATAGTCGGCCGTCATCAGGAAGGTGTCGGGAATGTCGCGCCCGTCTTTCTCGATATACAGGCCGCCCGTAGCGCTCACGCGTTTCGGGTATTCGCCGTTGGGACCGGCGATGGCGAGCAGGAACGGCGCGAGTTTGTGATACAGCAGGTCGGTGGCGACGCCGCCGTTGTACGGCCAATACTTGCGGAAGCGGAAGAAATGCTCGGGCGTCCACGGGATGCGCGGCGCGAGACCCCACTTCCAGCCGAGCCACATGTCCCAATCAATGTAATCGTCGCCGGACTTGTCGGGGCCCGCCGTCGGGTCAATCTTCTGGTGTTCATTGAACAGGCAGATGCGCGCGTTGCGATTGTAGCTGCCGTGCGCCCACGTCACCTTGCCGATGCGCCCCGCGCGGATCGCGTCGCCGCCCTTCCAGAACGAGTCGTTGCCGGTTCCCTGCGGGCCGACCTGAAACACGCGATCGGAATTCCGCACGACGTTGCGCAGTTCGATGGCCTGTTCGACGGTGTGCGTCATCGGTTTTTCGCAGTACACGTGCTTGCCCGCGGCGATGGCGTCCATCGCAATCTTTGCGTGCCAATGATCGGGCGTGGCGATGAGCACGGCATCGACGTCGTTTCGCTCGAGCAGCTTCCGGTAATCGCTGTAGCCCTCGCCCTGGCAGATGTCCTTCGCGCGATTGATGCGCCGCGTATACACGTCGCACACGGCGGCAACCTTGATGTTGTCCGGCTCGCTTTTCTTCACCAGGCTGCCCACGTGCCCTGTGCCCATGCCGCCGCAGCCGATGACGCCGAAGTTGATGCGCTCGTTCGCGCCGAACGCGGAGGAGGGGGCAATCGTTGTTGCTGCGCCCAAGGAGGCAACTTTTAGAAACGTGCGGCGTGTAGCTTCCTGAGCCGGATACAACATAGCGAACCCTCTGTTATTGGGAAGACTTATATACGCCGGTAAGCTTCCCGGCGATGTCCTACCTGAACAACAAGTACCGTCAGAATGTTGTCATGGATTTCGTAGATAATTCGATAGTCCCCAACCCGGATGCGGTACGCATCGATATCCGTTAACTTTTGGCTGCCTGCTGGACGAGGGTTCTTGGCAAGCGCCAGTATATGTGGATCGAGTCTAGCCGCGACATCACGAGGCAATTTGCGCATGTCACGCCTCGCGCTTTTGGAGGTTTGGACTGTATACGTCAACACTACAGTCCAAGTTCTTTGCGGAATTCCTCGTAAGGCACAGGATCTAGACCCTCTGCTCTAGCCTCTTGAACTGCACGGATATCGGCTTCGTCTTCGAGCTTTCTGATTAACTCAAGGTCCTCGACCGAGACGATCGCCGCGATCTCATGCCCGCCTTCGGTGATCATGACCCGTTCATGTTCCTCAGTCACGAGTGAAATGGCCTCTTGCACATCCTGTGGCAATTTGTCTGTCGAAAGTGTTGTCATCGTGCATACTCCATTATCATTCGCGCCTGCTCCGCACTCACTGTTGGGAAATCGTCCAGGAACTCATCTAGGCCGTCTCCGCCCTCCAAGTAGTCAATGAGGTTCTTGACTGGCGCCCGCGTTCCCGCGAATACGGGAATCCCGCCCAAGTTATCGGGCGGACGTTCGATAGGATAATTCATTTGCGCCACAAAGCCTCCAGCTTCAGGCTAACACGACGTGTTCAGTCCGTCAATCCGCGCGGTTCTTCCACATCCAATAAAACGGCGCGGCCGATAGCATTAACACCAGGCCAATGCCCGCGTTTCTCGGCGCTTGGATGATCGTCACGACAACGAGCGCGACGCAGAACAATACGAAAAACGCGGGCACGAACGGATACAACGGAACTTTGTACGGCCGCGGGGCATCGGCCATCGTGCGGCGCAGCACGAACACGCCGAGCGCAGTCGCGCCGTAAAAGATGAACGATGCGAAGATCACCATGTCGGTGAGTTGATCGAAGGTGCCGCTGATCACGAGCAGCGACGCCCACACGCCTTGGATGATGAGCGAGTTGGACGGTGTGCGATGGGCCGGATGGCACTTCGAAGCGGTGCGAAAGAACAGGCCGTCGCGCGCCATCGCGAAGTACACGCGCGAGTGCGGCATGAGCTGGCAATTCGTTGCGCCGAAGGTCGACAACAGGATCAGCACGGCGATAAACGTCGCCCCACGATCGCCCATGAACGAACGCATAGCCTCGACGGCGACAATGCTGTTTTGCTGTTGCGCGAGCGCAGCCATCGTGTCGACCGGAATAGCCCAGATATATGCGGCGTTCACCAGGCAATACACAAGCATCACGCTCGCGGTGGCAATCGTCAACGCGAGCGGGATGTTGCGCTTCGCGTCGCGCACCTCTGCGCCCAGCGACGTGATGTTGTTCCATCCGTCGTACGCCCAGAACGCGCCGAGAAACGCGGCGAACATCGCGCCGAACAGGCCGAGCGAGGTCTTGTACTGCGCCGCGTCGCTCGGCCCGAGCGGCGAGAGGTTGGCCGCGCCTCCGTTGCCCATCGTGAACCCGAGGAGAACGACCAAGGCGATCCCTGCAAGTTTCAGGCACGTCGAAATATTGGCGATGATGCCGCCGAACACAACTCCCATGTAGTTCGCCGCGGTCAGTGCGACGATCGTGACAATGGTGAACGCCTTCACGCCCATGTTATCGAGCGGTTGGAACAGTCCGAACACGGACCACTGCTCGTACGTTTCCGGCAGGCGCGGAAACGCGAACAGCGAATTCGCGGATTCGCCGAACACATATGCAATCGACGCGATCGAAGCGGTCTGAATAATCGTGAACGACGACCACCCGTACAAAAACGCGAAGCCGCGCCCGTACATCTTTTTGAAGAACTGATAGAACCCACCCGGCTCCGCGATGATTCCCGCGACTTCCGCGTTGCTCAACGCACCGAACAACGTCACGATGCCCGCGATGATCCAACACGCAATCAGCAGTCCCGGCGATTGCACTTCGGAGGCCATCGGCGCGGCCTTCTTGAATACGCCCGAGCCGATCATGTTTCCCATGATGATCATGCACGCGGTGAACAGGCCCAGCTTGGCAATCAAACCGGAGGCGTGGATTTGTGGCGTGGTGTCGGTCTCGGGGTGTGGCATCGAGCGGCTGCTAATAGCGCGATTGTTGCTTCTGGTCAAGCCACTTTGTGAACTGCTCTTCGTACCCGCTGTAGACGATTTCCCCGGTGACAACCCCGTCCGCGGCCGTCGTGGCGCCGGTCACCGTGATCTCGTCCTTCTCGCTCTCCGATTTCGCGATATCGCGCAGGCCATCGACGATCGCCGTCGCGGCTTCGATACTTGCCTCATCCTTCACGCGCGCAACGATCGTGATTTTGAAATCGCCTCCCTCGGTGAAATCTCCGTGCGCGGTTATCTCCGATGCGTACAGGAGCAGCCCCAACGCGGACGCGTCATTGTTCCCGGCCTGTTCCGTCGATTCCGCTTCACCTTCGCCCTGGGTTGTTTCGCCCTCGGAAGCGGCTTCCGGGGCAGCTTCGGCTGCCGGTTGAGCATCGGCGTTGGCCGCGGCGGTCGAACTCTCTGCCGCCGTTCCGGGTTCGACCCGGATAAAGGGTTCAAGCGCGAGGATTGCTTCACCGCCGTCGTTGCGAATCACTACCTCGAGCACGTGGCCGCCGGTCAGCTTCGGCGGCACCCGCGGCGCCGCCTCCGGCCAATGTTCCGCCGCAATCGATTCCGTCTCCGGTTCGACGGCGCCTTCCCCGCGCAGAATAATCGCGCCCTTCTCGCGTGTGAACGCCGGCGTAAGCAATGTGTCGATTCCCCTCATGCCGCCCTCCCGCTCGAGTTCCTGAAGCGGCAGTGCGTCTTTATTGCCGAACATGAGCATGAAGGCTGGGCCCAGATGTTTCGGACTGCCCGCAAACGTAACTGTGCGCTTTTTCCGTGCGGCATCGAGGTCCACGACGGCGCCCAGCTCGTGCGGCAAAAACCAGCTCCACCGCTGCCCCTGTTGATCGATGAGATTGATGAGTTCCTGGTGGTTGGGGTCGATTACCATGGCGGCGACCGAGTCTTCGGTCAGAAACGTCGCGACAGGCACCCGCGGGGCGCTGTCGATAATGTCAAAGACATACAGCGGTACCACCACGACAAGCACGACCAAGAGCACCATGCACACCGCGAACACGACCAGCGCTATGAGACATCCCCGATTCATCGCGATACTCCACGTTGGAAAACCCGCGCCACTATACCACGGCGGGCCGCGTCCGTTTGCGTTGCCCGCGGGCCCATTGGTATGCTTTCAGCCTGTGTACCCGCCGTGGTTTGAACTCGTTTCCCCGCGTAAAATCAACGCGGTCAGGCGTGCGTTGCGCGCGCCGCGAGGATAAGCCATGGCCCGGGAACGCAGCGAGGCGATCGTCGTGCGCGGCGTGGATTTCAGCGAGACCAGCCGCATCGTAACGTTTTTAACACCGGCGCGCGGTAAGCTCGCGTGCATGGCCGCGGGCGTGAAACGCGCGAAAAGCCCTCTGGCCGGCGCGCTCGATACGTTCAACCGGCTCGAGATCGTGTATTACTGGAAGGACGGGCGCAGCGTGCAGAAACTGGCCGAAGCGGCCGTTCAGCACAGTTTTCCGGGCCTGAAATCGGACCTGGCCAAGAACGTGTTCGCCGCGTTTCCGCTCGAGTTCGCGTACAAAGTCGCGCAGGAAAACGAGCCGTCGCACGAGTTATATGCGACGCTGGTGGCCGGTCTCCATAATATGGAGTCGTGGTCCGGCGCGGCACGGACGCACGCCGCGTGGCAAACGCTCCGGCTGCTGACCGCCGCGGGCTTCGAGCCGGACTTGAGCAGCGCCGCCGCGTTCGAGGCGCCCGTCGATGCGCGCGCGTTAAACGCTTTGCGCGAGATTGCGGCGGGCGGCGCCTGTTCGGTGTACGACGATAGACCGGAAGCGTTCGACGCGATTGCGCGGTACGTTGTTCGGCACGTCGATTCGGAATTTCGCAGCCTGCGCGTGATCGGGCAGATGTTTCAGA contains:
- the recO gene encoding DNA repair protein RecO — protein: MARERSEAIVVRGVDFSETSRIVTFLTPARGKLACMAAGVKRAKSPLAGALDTFNRLEIVYYWKDGRSVQKLAEAAVQHSFPGLKSDLAKNVFAAFPLEFAYKVAQENEPSHELYATLVAGLHNMESWSGAARTHAAWQTLRLLTAAGFEPDLSSAAAFEAPVDARALNALREIAAGGACSVYDDRPEAFDAIARYVVRHVDSEFRSLRVIGQMFQK
- a CDS encoding type II toxin-antitoxin system RelE/ParE family toxin, yielding MTYTVQTSKSARRDMRKLPRDVAARLDPHILALAKNPRPAGSQKLTDIDAYRIRVGDYRIIYEIHDNILTVLVVQVGHRREAYRRI
- a CDS encoding Gfo/Idh/MocA family oxidoreductase, whose amino-acid sequence is MLYPAQEATRRTFLKVASLGAATTIAPSSAFGANERINFGVIGCGGMGTGHVGSLVKKSEPDNIKVAAVCDVYTRRINRAKDICQGEGYSDYRKLLERNDVDAVLIATPDHWHAKIAMDAIAAGKHVYCEKPMTHTVEQAIELRNVVRNSDRVFQVGPQGTGNDSFWKGGDAIRAGRIGKVTWAHGSYNRNARICLFNEHQKIDPTAGPDKSGDDYIDWDMWLGWKWGLAPRIPWTPEHFFRFRKYWPYNGGVATDLLYHKLAPFLLAIAGPNGEYPKRVSATGGLYIEKDGRDIPDTFLMTADYPSEWSMFLVSTLTNDAGISDRVYGKFGTMELGGEPFLQGNGDFKEEFRAANEGKDEARIPLEERRDMEGNFIDAIRGLGPTFCNAELGAATMVAIKMAVESYRQSKTMLWNAEEERVYSA
- a CDS encoding DUF4926 domain-containing protein is translated as MHNHDTVALLEDIPTKHFESGRPLILRRGQIGTVVMIYPDGMVEVEFSDRDGRAFAIASLRSDNLITLRDAPDYAVA
- a CDS encoding amino acid permease, producing the protein MPHPETDTTPQIHASGLIAKLGLFTACMIIMGNMIGSGVFKKAAPMASEVQSPGLLIACWIIAGIVTLFGALSNAEVAGIIAEPGGFYQFFKKMYGRGFAFLYGWSSFTIIQTASIASIAYVFGESANSLFAFPRLPETYEQWSVFGLFQPLDNMGVKAFTIVTIVALTAANYMGVVFGGIIANISTCLKLAGIALVVLLGFTMGNGGAANLSPLGPSDAAQYKTSLGLFGAMFAAFLGAFWAYDGWNNITSLGAEVRDAKRNIPLALTIATASVMLVYCLVNAAYIWAIPVDTMAALAQQQNSIVAVEAMRSFMGDRGATFIAVLILLSTFGATNCQLMPHSRVYFAMARDGLFFRTASKCHPAHRTPSNSLIIQGVWASLLVISGTFDQLTDMVIFASFIFYGATALGVFVLRRTMADAPRPYKVPLYPFVPAFFVLFCVALVVVTIIQAPRNAGIGLVLMLSAAPFYWMWKNRAD
- a CDS encoding type II toxin-antitoxin system Phd/YefM family antitoxin gives rise to the protein MTTLSTDKLPQDVQEAISLVTEEHERVMITEGGHEIAAIVSVEDLELIRKLEDEADIRAVQEARAEGLDPVPYEEFRKELGL
- a CDS encoding Gfo/Idh/MocA family oxidoreductase, whose translation is MKPIRLGFVGVGAMGQCAHLDNYATIPGCEIAAIADIRGDLAQKVATRYGVPHVFRTGREMLAAAALDGIVVTLPFECHGQVVPELYDYGVPVFTEKPLARSVAVGEKLLESLRRSRAKHVVGYHKRSDPATLYAIDQISSLKASGELGPLRYVRVLMPEGDWIAGGFSHMLASGQTAADMPVDPPPAHMDEATQERFDLFINYYIHQINLIRHLLGETFSVDYADPAGILMVGHSASGVTVTLEMTPYRTTVDWHEEALVAFERGTITLRLPAPLARNRPGAVTVFRDPGGSTPVSITPQLPWVHAMRQQAEFFVQYIRGAQTRLCEATEAIEDLRIAEDYIQKLGGQ
- a CDS encoding sodium:solute symporter family protein is translated as MVYLIGTTALGIWAGRGAKSIAEFFMPRRFGITMMIMSAFGAGTASDQAVTVASGTFRNGISGIWYQWSWLVATPFYWLIAPIFRRLRAVTTADVYELRFDRSVAILFSIVGIVNMTIKIGLMLKGTGALVESGTGTQVNEDLAIAVTAGLFVLYGVAGGLAAAIVTDFVQGILTVVFSVILLPFVLTAVGGIDGIKETITDPKMLSLVAPGEISLFFIIMFGTQALVGIVAQPYIMGVCAAGKTEFEGRVGFMCGNFIKRFCTIAWSLTAIAAVAWYIQQGRDLSTIKPDNVYGDMAQAFLPNAMPGLLGLFMASMLAGVMSSCDCFMISAAGLFTQNVYKHMVTGRPESHYLWVGRLVSVLVVAGGIGFALWVPTVIEALEIWFKVAPMIGIAFWLALFWRPMNVAGAWASAMVVLGMWALTEWPPFIEWVASLPNADAWRLVWVKKGVKEIYEPWAIVSYMGAAAITGIVVSLFTKPVAREKLDLFYALTRTPIYPGEKVLAPCTLPIGVTPPDRPMLVTAFGLEVPMPSRISVIGFTAGWALTTALVAGFVLLFR
- the hpt gene encoding hypoxanthine phosphoribosyltransferase; translated protein: MRLSNEPLISADAIQARVRELGNRITADYAGKELMVIVVLKGGLLFAADLLRAIHVPLSLEYIRAKSYNGDHSTGYVELKVLPEQPLDGKHVLVVEDILDTGRTTAAVLDVARRGGAASVALCVLLDKPSHRTTPIQADYVGFAIDDHFVVGYGLDHDERHRELPAIHVIE
- a CDS encoding sugar phosphate isomerase/epimerase — encoded protein: MKIEQLAINSVSNLPHGLEANLDAYAAAGFKNVEFYLKHVWDYIKKGHSPKDVRAMLDARGLKCIGGFETIVKCFAPDDVRRKNHATVRQNAELLKELGGSILVVGTDGPNPAQRKAGDPIKAMAQAFNDVARSIERTGVTLCIEFNWSPYVKSLRTACEIARLSRRKNVGVLFDPAHYHCTPTKMEHIDGASVPFIRYVHVNDMRNKPGELSDCNADRALPGKGCLPLRELFGRIEQHGYRGYFSIEMFDQELWNMPPMKSARIMYDSVVQLCSS
- the tilS gene encoding tRNA lysidine(34) synthetase TilS; the protein is MGDAAQQVLDRVRATIAKHHMLAPGETVLAAVSGGPDSMCLLHVLVELGYRVHVAHFDHQTRGRRSAEDAEFARDVAISFGVPFHLESRHIEKEAKDAGASFEAYARAARYSFFRRVADAIGCTATATGHHADDRAETVMMRLLRGTWPGGLGAIPPVRDNGDGRRVVRPLIDCSRDEITGYLTERHIAFRIDETNNGTDYTRNRVRNELLPRLAEAYNPRLRDALCRLAEMQHDASEVIRQRTGELTLACFHNDAIDLVEFARGPVACQRELLADCAERNGIEVEFDRIERARRFILEGPQHRCFDFGGGILLRNERGTTYILRRQPGPDGSETELEVPGSTLALGKVFHCRLLELPPAVPVKELCNAARQVFDAERVGERVTVRARRDGDRFVPFGMEHPKKLQDYFVDCKVDQPLRDAVPLVCAGERIAWVVGHTIDANVAVTDATSRFLLIEVEDAIE
- a CDS encoding DUF433 domain-containing protein; translated protein: MNYPIERPPDNLGGIPVFAGTRAPVKNLIDYLEGGDGLDEFLDDFPTVSAEQARMIMEYAR